The following are encoded together in the Thermosipho atlanticus DSM 15807 genome:
- a CDS encoding Glu/Leu/Phe/Val family dehydrogenase: MEVQNPYENYLKQLDNVKKYIEAPEGAFEILKNPLRIIEVSIPVKMDDGSIKVFKGWRSQHNNALGPTKGGIRYHPDVTKEEVMALSAWMSIKNAVVGIPYGGGKGGIKVNPKELSQGELERLSRGFIDAIYKYIGVDQDIPAPDVYTNSQIMSWMMDEYSKLVGSYQPGVITGKIKIVGGSQGRGTATARGGFFVLREALKIKGESFKGLTVAVQGFGNAGSFAARFLSEAGANVVAVSDSKGGIYNSQGLPYGPVLEHKMKTGTVRDFDGARNITNEELLELDVDILIPAAIENVITKENAEQIKARYILELANGPITPEADEILYKKGTFILPDVLANAGGVTVSYFEWVQNRTGYYWSEREVHEKLDEVMTQAFHNVYETMKEKEVNSRIASYIVSVSRIIEAMKARGWI, from the coding sequence ATAGAAGTGCAAAATCCATATGAAAACTATTTAAAACAACTTGATAATGTTAAAAAGTATATAGAAGCACCAGAAGGAGCCTTTGAGATTTTGAAAAATCCTTTAAGAATTATTGAAGTATCCATACCAGTAAAGATGGATGATGGAAGTATAAAGGTTTTTAAGGGTTGGAGATCTCAACATAACAATGCGTTAGGGCCTACGAAGGGGGGAATTAGATATCATCCTGATGTAACTAAAGAAGAGGTTATGGCACTATCTGCATGGATGTCAATAAAAAATGCGGTTGTGGGAATTCCGTATGGTGGTGGAAAGGGAGGAATAAAGGTCAATCCAAAAGAACTTTCACAAGGAGAACTTGAAAGATTATCTCGAGGTTTTATCGATGCTATTTATAAATATATTGGAGTTGATCAAGATATACCAGCACCTGATGTGTATACAAATTCACAGATCATGTCTTGGATGATGGATGAATATAGTAAGTTAGTTGGTTCTTATCAACCAGGAGTAATAACTGGAAAGATAAAGATTGTTGGGGGGTCTCAAGGAAGAGGAACAGCGACAGCAAGAGGAGGATTTTTCGTTTTGAGAGAAGCATTAAAGATTAAAGGAGAAAGTTTTAAGGGATTAACGGTTGCTGTTCAGGGGTTTGGGAATGCTGGTTCTTTTGCTGCAAGATTTCTGAGTGAAGCAGGAGCAAATGTCGTTGCTGTTTCTGACTCAAAAGGAGGAATATATAACTCTCAAGGCTTGCCATATGGACCAGTATTAGAGCATAAGATGAAAACAGGAACGGTAAGAGATTTTGATGGAGCAAGAAATATTACAAACGAAGAACTTTTAGAATTGGATGTTGATATTTTAATTCCTGCAGCGATTGAAAATGTTATTACTAAGGAAAATGCAGAACAAATTAAAGCAAGATATATCTTAGAACTTGCAAATGGGCCAATTACTCCTGAAGCTGACGAAATTTTGTATAAAAAAGGGACGTTTATTCTCCCGGATGTTCTTGCAAATGCTGGCGGTGTAACTGTTTCATACTTCGAATGGGTACAAAATAGAACAGGTTATTACTGGTCAGAGAGAGAAGTTCATGAAAAACTAGATGAAGTAATGACGCAGGCATTTCATAATGTATACGAGACAATGAAAGAAAAAGAGGTAAATTCAAGAATAGCTTCTTATATTGTATCGGTAAGTAGAATAATTGAAGCAATGAAAGCTAGAGGATGGATTTAA